A section of the Quatrionicoccus australiensis genome encodes:
- a CDS encoding PP2C family protein-serine/threonine phosphatase: MRFSIYQDSLQGGRANNEDRTTYCYSRDALLMAVADGMGGHHYGEIAAQIAIQTLADSFQHEAQPLIGDPFRFLQKAMSNAHHAILDYATLHHLKDSPRTTCVACLVQDNVAYWAHAGDSRLFLMRDGKVITQTRDHSRVRLLIEEGLITEIQAAHHPDRNKIYSCLGSPTPPEIEFSRKTPLEHGDILLLCSDGLWGVTSGEQMAISLHGTNLLEAVPTLMKQAEIKGGPHGDNLSVVAVRWEQSYVEEATSSISTQTMTQGEVTTRLEEFGRNPAYKSDLTEDEIEKAIEEIRNAIDKYNPKK; this comes from the coding sequence ATGAGATTCAGCATTTATCAGGACAGCCTGCAGGGCGGCCGCGCCAACAACGAGGACCGCACCACCTATTGCTACTCGCGCGACGCACTGCTGATGGCGGTGGCGGACGGCATGGGCGGCCACCATTACGGCGAGATCGCCGCGCAGATCGCCATCCAGACGCTGGCCGACAGCTTCCAGCACGAAGCGCAGCCGCTGATCGGCGACCCGTTCCGCTTCCTGCAAAAAGCAATGAGCAATGCGCACCACGCCATTCTCGACTACGCGACCCTGCATCACCTGAAAGACTCGCCGCGCACGACCTGCGTCGCCTGCCTGGTCCAGGACAATGTCGCCTACTGGGCACACGCCGGCGACTCGCGCCTGTTCCTGATGCGCGACGGCAAGGTGATCACCCAGACGCGCGACCACTCGCGCGTCCGCCTGCTCATCGAGGAAGGCCTGATTACCGAAATCCAGGCTGCGCACCACCCGGATCGCAACAAGATCTACAGTTGCCTGGGCAGCCCGACGCCGCCGGAAATCGAGTTTTCGCGCAAGACACCACTCGAACACGGCGACATCCTGCTGCTGTGCAGCGACGGCCTGTGGGGCGTCACCTCCGGCGAGCAGATGGCGATCAGCCTGCATGGCACCAACCTGCTCGAAGCCGTACCGACCCTGATGAAACAGGCCGAAATCAAGGGTGGACCGCATGGCGACAACCTCTCCGTGGTTGCCGTGCGCTGGGAGCAAAGCTATGTCGAGGAAGCAACCAGCTCGATCTCGACGCAGACCATGACCCAGGGCGAAGTGACGACGCGACTTGAAGAGTTCGGGCGCAACCCGGCTTACAAGAGCGATCTGACCGAAGACGAAATTGAAAAGGCGATTGAGGAAATCCGCAACGCCATCGACAAATACAACCCGAAAAAATAA
- the rph gene encoding ribonuclease PH yields MRPSQRQADQLRQVRITRNFTRHAEGSVLIEMGDTRVLCNASVEENVPPFLRGKGQGWVTAEYGMLPRATHSRSSREAAKGKQTGRTQEIQRLIGRSLRAVVDLKALGERQITLDCDVLQADGGTRCASITGAWIALYEACEKLVTAGKLPANPVRDHVAAVSVGIYNGAPVLDLDYPEDSNCDTDMNVVMTGAGGIVEVQGTAEGEPFTRQQMNVLTDLAEAGIRQLIAAQQSALAS; encoded by the coding sequence ATGCGCCCCAGCCAACGCCAGGCCGACCAGCTCCGCCAGGTCCGCATCACCCGCAACTTCACCCGCCATGCCGAAGGCTCGGTGCTGATCGAGATGGGTGACACACGCGTCCTGTGCAATGCCAGCGTCGAAGAAAACGTGCCGCCCTTCCTGCGCGGCAAGGGCCAGGGCTGGGTCACCGCCGAGTACGGCATGCTGCCGCGCGCCACCCACTCGCGCAGCTCGCGTGAAGCCGCCAAGGGCAAGCAGACCGGCCGCACCCAGGAAATCCAGCGTCTGATCGGGCGCAGCCTGCGCGCCGTGGTCGATCTCAAGGCGCTCGGCGAACGCCAGATCACGCTTGACTGCGATGTGCTGCAGGCCGACGGCGGCACGCGTTGCGCCTCGATCACCGGCGCCTGGATCGCGCTCTACGAAGCCTGCGAGAAGCTGGTCACCGCCGGCAAGCTGCCCGCCAACCCGGTGCGCGACCACGTCGCCGCCGTTTCGGTCGGCATCTACAACGGCGCCCCGGTGCTCGACCTCGATTACCCGGAAGACTCCAACTGCGATACCGACATGAACGTCGTCATGACCGGCGCTGGCGGCATCGTCGAAGTCCAGGGCACGGCCGAGGGCGAACCGTTCACCCGCCAGCAGATGAACGTGCTGACCGACCTCGCCGAAGCCGGCATCCGTCAGCTAATCGCCGCGCAGCAAAGCGCGCTGGCCAGTTGA
- the rdgB gene encoding RdgB/HAM1 family non-canonical purine NTP pyrophosphatase, translating into MKKLVLASNNAKKMKELNALLAPLGFEVIAQGELGIPEAEEPHCTFVENALAKARHASKLSGLPALADDSGLCVAALGGAPGVYSARYAGEPKSDARNNEKLFAELGSNPDRRAHFVSVLVLVRHADDPQPLIAEGEWHGEILPASRGDGGFGYDPLFFVPAFGQTAAELDADTKNSVSHRGQAMQKLIERLPAL; encoded by the coding sequence ATGAAAAAACTCGTCCTCGCCTCCAACAACGCCAAGAAGATGAAAGAACTCAACGCGCTGCTCGCGCCGCTCGGCTTCGAGGTCATCGCGCAGGGCGAGCTCGGCATCCCGGAAGCGGAAGAGCCGCACTGCACCTTCGTCGAGAATGCGCTGGCCAAGGCGCGCCATGCGTCCAAGCTGTCCGGCCTGCCGGCCCTCGCCGACGATTCCGGCCTGTGCGTCGCGGCGCTCGGCGGCGCGCCCGGCGTCTATTCGGCACGCTATGCCGGCGAGCCGAAATCGGATGCGCGCAACAACGAGAAACTGTTCGCCGAACTCGGCAGCAACCCGGACCGTCGCGCCCATTTCGTCTCGGTACTGGTCCTCGTCCGCCACGCCGACGACCCGCAACCGCTGATCGCCGAAGGCGAATGGCACGGCGAAATCCTGCCCGCCTCGCGCGGCGATGGCGGCTTCGGCTACGACCCGCTGTTCTTCGTGCCGGCCTTCGGCCAGACCGCGGCCGAACTCGATGCCGACACCAAGAACAGTGTCTCGCATCGCGGCCAGGCCATGCAGAAGCTGATCGAGCGGCTGCCGGCGCTCTGA
- the hemW gene encoding radical SAM family heme chaperone HemW, producing the protein MARTIPIFAQKAVSTAQALEFRVSPPLALYVHVPWCVQKCPYCDFNSHEANGEIPERQYVDALIADLQSALPLIWGRPVVSVFFGGGTPSLLSPAAVDELITAFRTLAMLAPEAEITLEANPGTVEAEKFAGFRAAGVNRLSLGIQSFNEGHLKALGRIHDAGEAKRAAQLAGEHFPAFNLDLMYGLPGQTLEQALSDVDTALSFKPSHLSCYQLTLEPNTRFAAFPPELPEGDTCADMQDAIEAKLAAAGFTNYETSAFAQPGRQCRHNLNYWYFGDYLGIGAGAHSKLTLHDRVLRQMRWKHPKAYLENIASGNPVQESNEVAATDLPFEFMMNALRLADGFHPSLFEARTAQPLGLILPQLKAAEAEGLLEVGPEKIAPTLKGRRFLNVLLERFLERE; encoded by the coding sequence ATGGCCCGCACCATTCCCATTTTTGCCCAAAAAGCGGTGTCGACCGCCCAGGCGCTCGAATTCCGCGTCTCGCCGCCGCTCGCGCTCTACGTGCATGTGCCGTGGTGCGTGCAGAAATGCCCCTACTGCGACTTCAACTCGCATGAGGCCAACGGCGAGATTCCCGAACGGCAGTACGTCGACGCGCTGATTGCCGACCTGCAATCCGCCCTGCCGCTGATCTGGGGCCGGCCGGTGGTCAGCGTCTTCTTCGGCGGCGGCACACCCAGCCTGCTCTCGCCGGCGGCCGTCGACGAACTGATCACCGCCTTCCGCACCCTCGCCATGCTGGCGCCGGAAGCCGAAATCACGCTCGAAGCCAATCCCGGCACGGTGGAAGCGGAGAAATTCGCCGGCTTTCGCGCTGCCGGCGTCAATCGCCTGTCGCTCGGCATCCAGAGCTTCAACGAAGGCCATCTCAAGGCGCTCGGCCGCATCCACGATGCCGGCGAAGCGAAACGCGCCGCGCAACTGGCCGGCGAGCATTTCCCCGCCTTCAATCTCGACCTGATGTACGGCCTGCCCGGCCAGACGCTGGAGCAGGCGCTCAGCGACGTCGATACAGCGCTATCTTTCAAGCCCAGCCATCTCTCGTGCTACCAGCTGACCCTGGAGCCGAACACCCGCTTCGCCGCCTTCCCGCCCGAACTGCCGGAAGGCGACACCTGTGCCGACATGCAGGATGCGATCGAGGCAAAGCTCGCTGCCGCCGGCTTCACGAATTACGAAACCTCGGCCTTTGCCCAGCCCGGCCGGCAATGCCGCCACAACCTCAATTACTGGTATTTCGGCGACTACCTCGGCATCGGCGCCGGCGCCCACTCCAAACTGACGCTGCACGACCGCGTGCTGCGCCAGATGCGCTGGAAACACCCCAAGGCCTATCTGGAAAACATCGCCAGCGGCAATCCGGTGCAGGAATCGAACGAAGTCGCCGCCACCGACCTGCCCTTCGAATTCATGATGAACGCCCTGCGCCTGGCCGACGGCTTTCACCCAAGCCTGTTCGAAGCGCGCACGGCGCAACCGCTCGGCCTGATCCTGCCGCAACTGAAAGCGGCGGAAGCCGAAGGACTGCTTGAGGTCGGCCCGGAAAAGATTGCGCCGACGCTCAAGGGACGGCGCTTTTTGAATGTGTTGCTGGAGCGGTTTCTGGAACGGGAATAG
- a CDS encoding YidB family protein, protein MGLFDQVVGALSGGQSGGGNALLETVLQLVNNPQTGGLGGLVQSFQQGGLAEIVNSWVSTGQNLPISAEQIQSVLGNSTLQDLAAKLGMSNEQISGGLASMLPQVVDQLTPNGEVPQGGDLLAQGLDLLKGKLFS, encoded by the coding sequence ATGGGCTTATTTGATCAGGTAGTTGGTGCGCTCTCCGGCGGCCAGTCCGGCGGCGGCAATGCCTTGCTGGAAACGGTGCTGCAACTCGTCAACAACCCGCAAACCGGCGGCCTGGGCGGTCTCGTTCAGTCCTTCCAGCAGGGCGGCCTGGCGGAAATCGTCAATTCCTGGGTGTCGACCGGTCAGAACCTGCCGATCTCGGCCGAGCAGATCCAGTCCGTGCTCGGCAACTCGACGCTGCAGGATCTCGCCGCCAAACTCGGCATGTCGAACGAGCAGATCTCGGGCGGCCTCGCTTCCATGCTGCCGCAGGTCGTCGATCAACTGACCCCGAACGGTGAAGTCCCGCAAGGCGGCGACTTGCTGGCGCAGGGACTGGATCTGCTCAAGGGCAAGCTGTTCAGCTGA
- a CDS encoding ABC-F family ATP-binding cassette domain-containing protein has translation MIILKNVTLRRVSKVLLDKASVTINPGEKVGLVGRNGAGKSTLFALLNGTLHEDGGDYSIPKQWQMGQVAQDMPETAQSATDFVIDGDTKLLAARNEVHDAEASDDGMRMAEAYMALNDAGEHDAEARAQSLILGLGFKVSELHNPVDSFSGGWRMRLQLARALMCPSDILLLDEPTNHLDLDALVWLEAWLKRYPGTLIMISHDREFLDAITGVTLHIDNAKLVRYGGNYSKFEDMRAEQMLLQQAAMAKQADKIAHLQSFINRFKAKASKAKQAQSRVKALERMEKIAPVLADAEFTFEFQEPQNLPNPMLSMMDVSIGYAPAEDAPAGTPPTTIVRGINRSVMAGQRIGILGANGQGKSTLVKTIARDIAAISGDVTEGKGLNIGYFAQQELDVLRPQDTPLEHMVRLAKEAIANGRSNVPGREQELRNFLGTFNFGGEMVKQAVGTMSGGEKARLVLCMLVWQRPNLLLLDEPTNHLDLNTREALAVALNEFEGTVMLVSHDRAMLRSVCDEFWLVSKGGVEPFDGDLEDYQRYLLEEAKRVREEAASAQKKLAA, from the coding sequence ATGATCATTCTCAAGAACGTCACCCTGCGCCGTGTTTCCAAGGTGCTGCTCGACAAGGCCTCCGTCACCATCAATCCAGGTGAGAAGGTCGGCCTGGTCGGGCGCAACGGCGCCGGCAAATCGACGCTGTTCGCGCTGCTCAACGGCACGCTGCACGAGGATGGCGGCGACTATTCGATTCCCAAGCAATGGCAGATGGGCCAGGTGGCGCAGGACATGCCGGAAACCGCGCAATCGGCCACCGACTTCGTCATCGACGGCGACACCAAGCTGCTCGCCGCCCGCAACGAGGTGCACGACGCCGAAGCGAGCGACGACGGCATGCGCATGGCCGAAGCCTACATGGCCTTGAACGACGCCGGCGAGCACGATGCCGAAGCGCGCGCCCAGTCGCTGATCCTCGGTCTCGGCTTCAAGGTTTCCGAACTGCACAACCCGGTGGACAGCTTTTCCGGCGGCTGGCGCATGCGCCTGCAACTGGCGCGCGCCCTGATGTGCCCGTCCGACATCCTGTTGCTCGACGAGCCGACCAATCACTTGGACCTGGATGCCCTGGTCTGGCTCGAAGCCTGGCTCAAGCGCTATCCGGGCACGCTGATCATGATCAGCCACGACCGCGAATTCCTCGACGCGATCACCGGTGTCACGCTGCACATCGACAATGCCAAGCTGGTCCGCTACGGCGGCAATTACAGCAAGTTCGAAGACATGCGTGCCGAACAGATGCTGCTGCAACAGGCGGCGATGGCCAAGCAGGCCGACAAGATCGCCCACCTGCAGTCCTTCATCAACCGCTTCAAGGCCAAGGCGAGCAAGGCCAAGCAGGCGCAGAGCCGGGTCAAGGCACTGGAGCGCATGGAGAAGATCGCGCCGGTGCTGGCCGATGCCGAATTCACCTTCGAGTTCCAGGAACCGCAGAACCTGCCCAACCCGATGCTCTCGATGATGGACGTCAGCATCGGCTACGCGCCGGCGGAAGATGCGCCGGCCGGCACGCCGCCGACCACCATCGTGCGCGGCATCAACCGCTCGGTGATGGCCGGCCAGCGTATCGGCATCCTCGGCGCCAACGGCCAGGGCAAGTCCACGCTGGTCAAGACCATCGCCCGCGACATCGCGGCGATCAGTGGCGACGTCACCGAAGGCAAGGGCCTCAACATCGGCTACTTCGCGCAGCAGGAACTCGACGTGCTGCGGCCGCAGGACACGCCGCTCGAACACATGGTGCGCCTGGCCAAGGAAGCCATCGCCAACGGCCGCAGCAACGTGCCGGGCCGCGAGCAGGAACTGCGCAATTTCCTCGGCACCTTCAATTTCGGCGGCGAAATGGTCAAGCAGGCGGTCGGCACCATGAGCGGCGGCGAAAAGGCGCGCCTGGTGCTTTGCATGCTGGTCTGGCAACGCCCCAACCTGCTGCTGCTCGACGAGCCGACCAATCACCTCGACCTCAATACCCGTGAGGCACTGGCCGTGGCGCTCAACGAGTTCGAAGGCACCGTCATGCTGGTCAGCCACGACCGCGCCATGTTGCGCTCGGTATGCGACGAGTTCTGGCTGGTTTCCAAGGGCGGCGTCGAACCCTTCGATGGCGACCTCGAGGATTACCAGCGCTACCTGCTCGAAGAAGCCAAGCGCGTGCGCGAAGAGGCTGCCTCCGCGCAGAAGAAGCTGGCCGCCTGA